A region of Salvelinus alpinus chromosome 24, SLU_Salpinus.1, whole genome shotgun sequence DNA encodes the following proteins:
- the LOC139552250 gene encoding 5-hydroxytryptamine receptor 1A-beta-like → MEESNNTTAAWFPFDFQNETSTADAEVKLSSQIVTSFLLAVLILCAVFGNACVVAAIALERNLQNVGNYLIGSLAVTDLMVSVLVLPMAALYQVLNRWTLGQVPCDIFISLDVLCCTSSILHLCAIALDRYWAITEPIEYMKKRTPRRAAVLISVTWFVGFSISVPPMLIMRSQPSSKAEDIANPEQCMISRDPWYTIYSTFGAFYIPLILMLVLYGRIFKAARFRIRRTVRKTEKKKVSDSCLALSPALFHKRTNGDPSKSWKRSVEPKPTPCVNGAVKHGELLEIIEVHSNSKNNLPLPNNPNSEPLFESRQDKNMEAKRKMAMARERKTVKTLGIIMGTFIFCWLPFFIVALVMPFCQSCQMPKWLEDVINWLGYSNSLLNPIIYAYFNKDFQSAFKKIIKCHYCKT, encoded by the coding sequence ATGGAGGAAAGCAACAACACGACGGCCGCATGGTTTCCATTTGATTTTCAAAACGAAACCTCGACAGCTGATGCAGAGGTGAAACTAAGTTCCCAAATCGTCACGTCCTTTCTTCTTGCCGTGCTTATCCTCTGTGCCGTATTTGGGAACGCGTGTGTGGTTGCAGCTATCGCCCTGGAGAGAAATCTTCAGAATGTAGGGAACTATCTGATCGGGTCTCTGGCCGTGACTGATCTGATGGTATCGGTTCTGGTGTTGCCCATGGCGGCCCTTTACCAAGTCTTAAACAGGTGGACTCTCGGACAGGTACCATGTGACATTTTCATCTCTTTAGATGTGTTATGTTGTACATCATCTATACTGCACCTTTGCGCCATCGCCTTGGACAGGTACTGGGCCATTACCGAACCTATAGAGTATATGAAGAAGAGGACGCCCAGAAGAGCGGCGGTTCTGATCAGTGTCACTTGGTTTGTCGGGTTTTCCATCTCTGTTCCACCCATGTTGATCATGCGTTCCCAGCCGAGTAGTAAAGCGGAGGACATAGCAAACCCCGAGCAGTGCATGATAAGTCGAGACCCCTGGTACACAATCTACTCGACATTCGGCGCGTTCTACATTCCGTTGATACTCATGTTGGTCTTATATGGACGGATATTCAAAGCCGCCAGGTTTAGAATCAGGAGAACAGTGCGTAAAACAGAGAAAAAGAAAGTGTCTGATTCTTGTTTGGCACTGTCCCCTGCTCTTTTCCACAAGAGGACCAACGGGGACCCGAGTAAAAGCTGGAAGAGGAGCGTGGAGCCCAAACCAACCCCCTGCGTAAACGGTGCGGTCAAGCACGGCGAGTTGTTGGAGATCATCGAGGTTCACAGCAACTCAAAAAACAACCTGCCACTCCCCAACAACCCCAATTCCGAGCCGCTCTTTGAGAGCAGACAAGATAAGAACATGGAGGCAAAGAGAAAGATGGCCATGGCCAGAGAGCGCAAGACCGTGAAGACGCTGGGTATAATTATGGGCACTTTTATCTTTTGCTGGTTGCCTTTCTTTATTGTCGCCCTGGTAATGCCCTTTTGCCAGTCGTGCCAAATGCCAAAGTGGCTCGAGGACGTCATTAACTGGCTCGGGTACTCCAACTCTCTACTGAACCCCATCATTTACGCATATTTCAACAAAGACTTCCAAAGTGCCTTTAAGAAAATAATAAAATGTCACTACTGCAAAACATAA